One window of Cohnella hashimotonis genomic DNA carries:
- a CDS encoding ABC transporter substrate-binding protein — MNKFMKGLVAGSMIAVMVTGCTTKGNSQPNASEASGGKASATASSSPASGKKITFVNGDWPQTNDQSLPQFEKWKQAFEAANANIVMETEPYPYDASTFLPKAESGQLPNLFGTFFTEPQKIINAGYAADLTESMKAYGYDQSLNPSMLDLVKKDGKIYGFPTSGYYMGLWLNVNLFKQAGLVDDKGVPKYPQTYDELAQTAQVIKEKTGKAGFFLPTKNGQGGWQFMNIAWSFGAEFEKQADGKWTAVFNSPEAVAALQYVKDLKWKYKVLTDNNLVDVSDLFRMIGTDQVGMGFGTADWANQPINDYKMSKDDEAMAAVPAGPKGKYSLMGGSLYMFSNNSSPEQIDAGFKWLKYRGYSPDTSADSLKVFEESLANDQKLNRVVGPHSMSLWADPQVVKTQDEIRAKYTNVNMDLWNSYMSNEGVTIRPEEPINSQELYKALDVVIQAVLTKESADPKALLDQAVADFQRDYLDKA, encoded by the coding sequence TTGAACAAGTTTATGAAGGGTTTGGTCGCCGGCTCGATGATTGCAGTCATGGTGACCGGATGTACGACCAAAGGCAACAGCCAGCCCAATGCTTCGGAAGCTTCCGGCGGCAAGGCGTCTGCAACCGCTTCTTCCTCGCCGGCAAGCGGAAAGAAAATCACGTTCGTGAACGGGGACTGGCCGCAGACGAACGACCAGTCGCTCCCGCAATTCGAAAAGTGGAAGCAGGCGTTCGAGGCGGCCAACGCCAACATCGTGATGGAAACCGAGCCTTATCCGTACGATGCCAGCACGTTCCTGCCCAAAGCGGAGAGCGGACAGCTCCCCAACCTCTTCGGCACGTTTTTCACGGAGCCCCAGAAGATCATCAATGCAGGTTATGCGGCCGATCTGACGGAATCGATGAAGGCGTACGGCTACGATCAGTCGCTCAACCCGAGCATGCTCGACCTGGTCAAGAAGGACGGCAAGATCTATGGGTTTCCGACCAGCGGCTACTACATGGGACTGTGGCTGAACGTCAATCTGTTCAAGCAGGCCGGTCTCGTCGACGACAAGGGCGTGCCCAAGTATCCCCAAACCTACGACGAGCTGGCCCAGACCGCGCAAGTCATCAAAGAGAAGACAGGAAAAGCCGGCTTCTTCCTCCCGACCAAGAACGGACAAGGCGGCTGGCAGTTCATGAACATCGCCTGGTCGTTCGGCGCGGAGTTCGAGAAGCAGGCAGACGGCAAGTGGACGGCGGTATTCAATAGCCCGGAAGCGGTCGCGGCGCTGCAATACGTGAAGGACCTGAAGTGGAAATACAAGGTGTTGACCGACAACAATCTGGTCGACGTCAGCGACCTGTTCCGAATGATCGGGACGGATCAGGTGGGCATGGGCTTCGGCACGGCGGACTGGGCGAATCAGCCGATCAACGACTACAAGATGAGCAAGGACGACGAGGCGATGGCGGCGGTGCCGGCCGGACCGAAGGGGAAGTATTCGCTGATGGGCGGTTCGCTGTACATGTTCTCTAACAACAGCTCTCCCGAGCAGATCGACGCAGGCTTCAAATGGCTTAAATACCGCGGCTACTCGCCCGATACGTCCGCAGATTCCCTTAAAGTATTCGAGGAGTCGCTGGCGAACGACCAGAAGCTGAACCGCGTCGTAGGCCCGCACAGCATGTCGCTGTGGGCCGACCCGCAAGTGGTGAAGACGCAGGACGAGATTCGCGCCAAGTATACGAACGTCAACATGGACCTGTGGAACAGCTATATGAGCAATGAAGGCGTCACGATCCGACCGGAAGAGCCGATCAATTCTCAAGAGCTGTACAAGGCGCTCGACGTCGTGATTCAGGCCGTATTGACCAAGGAAAGCGCCGACCCGAAGGCGCTGCTCGACCAAGCGGTAGCGGACTTCCAACGGGATTACCTGGATAAGGCGTAA
- a CDS encoding cache domain-containing protein — translation MFRKLNVRIVFLVCLSLWLTSLTIGAFAYLYARNTMSQQFHSVFDSYFKSSADNLTHDLNYTVEMLRMIGANSQVRKALDSPDYDSTLPHQLDALILNSTLRIQGMTLYTSRGLVYATSLTSNPPALAQLAALPRLAVWMADAGDDPLWTWRSPDEVRDFYNGKYGSDGVLTLAIKLSSTASRQAGYAVIDFNPDYLFQFFQTKNASLKGVGVGIADERGQWLASNRSSPAEGVRAAFAVRHPIQNAGAVLVAVVPEAAVREPLHALRTFLAVSSSVFLIISLAVSLYLRHLIVAPLSRLYLKMKKFKNRPVQGR, via the coding sequence ATGTTCCGGAAGCTGAATGTCAGAATCGTATTCCTCGTCTGTCTCTCGCTGTGGCTGACTTCGCTGACGATCGGGGCGTTTGCCTATCTTTATGCCAGGAATACGATGAGTCAGCAATTTCATAGCGTATTCGACAGCTACTTCAAGAGCAGCGCGGACAATCTGACGCATGATCTGAATTATACGGTGGAGATGCTTCGCATGATCGGCGCGAACTCGCAAGTGCGCAAGGCGCTGGACAGCCCCGATTACGATTCTACGCTGCCGCATCAGTTGGACGCGCTTATCCTTAACTCCACATTGCGCATACAGGGCATGACGCTTTATACGTCCCGGGGACTCGTTTACGCGACGAGCCTGACTTCCAATCCGCCTGCGCTGGCCCAGCTGGCAGCCCTGCCCAGGCTGGCCGTCTGGATGGCCGATGCCGGCGATGACCCGCTCTGGACGTGGCGCAGCCCTGATGAAGTGCGCGACTTCTACAATGGGAAATATGGAAGCGACGGCGTGCTGACGCTGGCCATCAAGCTCTCTTCCACCGCCTCCCGGCAAGCCGGTTATGCGGTGATCGACTTTAACCCAGATTATCTGTTCCAGTTTTTCCAGACCAAAAACGCCTCTCTGAAGGGAGTAGGCGTCGGTATTGCGGATGAACGCGGTCAATGGCTGGCCAGCAACCGATCTTCCCCGGCCGAGGGCGTTCGCGCCGCCTTTGCCGTCCGGCATCCGATTCAGAACGCGGGAGCCGTATTGGTCGCGGTCGTTCCTGAAGCTGCGGTGCGGGAGCCCCTGCATGCGCTGCGTACTTTTCTGGCCGTATCTTCGTCGGTCTTCCTGATCATCTCGTTGGCCGTCAGCCTGTACCTCAGACATTTAATCGTCGCGCCGTTAAGCCGTCTTTATCTGAAGATGAAAAAATTCAAGAATCGCCCCGTCCAAGGCCGATGA
- a CDS encoding TIM barrel protein, whose translation MKFIRLKGNLEQRNLDNRLSYEPDIIEFYLSERDLGDQELIRDRIRQLHDRGVKPYLHHPPTYRGTYLDILSEDPDARRFYHESCEALARICAEERAKCVVHAHYVHTASCGNVTRERTALLREEIRKVMAYSRDVFVWEDSTEGLFSYGCNPYLIEEVIEPLALPLTVDVSHTFISYRGDNERLRDILERTAPYAQYYHLVDSMGLVHDSLQLGLGKIDWRMVKPLVLGKDFIFEITLSGDHSDCTPMVESARYFADIEAEERVAAK comes from the coding sequence ATGAAGTTTATACGCTTGAAAGGGAATCTCGAGCAGCGCAATCTGGACAATCGCCTTTCTTACGAGCCGGATATTATCGAGTTCTACCTGAGTGAGCGCGATCTGGGCGATCAGGAACTTATCCGTGACCGAATCCGCCAGCTTCACGACCGTGGAGTCAAGCCGTATCTGCATCATCCGCCGACGTACCGCGGGACGTATCTGGACATCTTGAGCGAAGATCCGGATGCGCGCCGATTTTACCATGAATCGTGCGAAGCGCTCGCCCGTATCTGCGCGGAGGAGCGGGCCAAATGCGTCGTGCATGCCCACTACGTCCATACGGCCAGCTGCGGCAACGTTACCCGGGAGCGAACCGCGCTGCTGCGCGAAGAAATTCGCAAAGTCATGGCTTATTCGCGGGATGTGTTCGTCTGGGAGGATTCGACCGAGGGGCTGTTTTCCTACGGCTGCAATCCGTATCTCATAGAAGAAGTGATCGAGCCGCTGGCGCTTCCGTTGACGGTCGACGTGAGCCATACGTTTATCAGCTATCGCGGGGACAACGAGCGGCTGCGGGACATCCTCGAACGCACCGCGCCATACGCGCAATATTACCATCTTGTCGACAGCATGGGGCTTGTGCACGATTCGCTGCAGCTGGGCCTGGGGAAGATCGATTGGCGCATGGTGAAGCCGCTCGTGCTGGGCAAGGACTTTATCTTCGAGATCACGCTTAGCGGGGATCATTCCGACTGTACGCCGATGGTGGAGAGCGCGCGTTATTTTGCGGACATCGAGGCGGAGGAGCGTGTCGCGGCTAAATAG
- a CDS encoding carbohydrate ABC transporter permease produces the protein MNANYNGIIGMHDIKLPHIKLLYWTMFFAMLAVAAVCLFPPVWLLLSSLKDVKEFFAIPPTIVPRSFEVDKIVSTWRDYRFLTIYGNTLAVTGGTLVSTILFNGVTGFVLSRLKPLGSGVLMTLVLWTMLLPNTVGMVGVFKNLVHFPILGLNLTNSFWPMWLMAGANAYFIIIFKGFFDGIPQALIEAARIDGCTSMGLFARIALPLSKPVLWAVSILTVNNAWSDFFWPYMVLKDQELWTVMVAIFNLKSSAPMDIMFVALTLSIVPPAVLFLFFQRYIIAGFNFSGIKG, from the coding sequence ATGAACGCTAATTACAACGGCATCATCGGCATGCATGACATCAAGCTGCCGCATATCAAGCTGCTCTACTGGACGATGTTCTTCGCGATGCTGGCGGTAGCGGCAGTCTGCTTGTTCCCGCCCGTCTGGCTGCTACTGTCCAGCCTGAAGGACGTGAAGGAGTTTTTCGCCATCCCGCCGACGATCGTGCCGAGATCCTTCGAGGTCGACAAAATCGTCTCCACCTGGCGCGATTACCGATTTCTCACGATATACGGCAACACGCTTGCGGTTACGGGCGGCACCCTGGTGTCGACGATCCTGTTCAACGGCGTTACGGGGTTCGTCCTGTCCAGGCTCAAGCCGCTTGGCAGCGGCGTACTGATGACGCTTGTGCTCTGGACCATGCTGCTGCCGAACACGGTCGGTATGGTGGGCGTGTTCAAAAATCTCGTCCACTTCCCGATCCTCGGGCTGAATCTGACGAATTCGTTCTGGCCGATGTGGCTGATGGCGGGGGCCAACGCTTATTTTATCATCATTTTCAAAGGCTTCTTCGACGGCATCCCGCAGGCGCTGATCGAAGCGGCCAGAATCGACGGCTGCACTTCCATGGGCTTGTTCGCGCGGATCGCGCTGCCGCTTAGCAAGCCGGTGCTCTGGGCGGTGTCCATCCTTACCGTCAACAATGCCTGGTCGGATTTTTTCTGGCCCTATATGGTGTTGAAGGATCAAGAGCTGTGGACGGTGATGGTCGCGATATTTAACCTGAAAAGCTCGGCGCCAATGGACATCATGTTCGTCGCGCTGACCCTCTCCATTGTCCCGCCGGCCGTTCTGTTCCTGTTCTTCCAACGCTATATCATCGCGGGCTTCAACTTCAGCGGCATTAAAGGCTAG
- a CDS encoding response regulator transcription factor, whose protein sequence is MISVLIVDDEHLVRKGLRMTIDWRSLGYEVAGEASNGLEALQLVGSLKPDVVITDVRMPLMDGIEFMREIRRQALQTRLVVISGYEDFAYAKGAVDYGADGYILKPVDNSQLVALLDKLAKEIRQDSLLQQLYRERLIGRLASLLNEIRIRKVGQTHALVEEVLRVIESCYMEDLSVKLLADRLHISPYYMMRVFKERQNKTINTYLTEYRVERAKRLLADRRTKVYEVGAMVGFPDPKYFSQVFKKIVAMTPKEYQQMASVLQGGAEP, encoded by the coding sequence ATGATCAGCGTGCTGATAGTCGATGACGAACATTTGGTGCGAAAGGGACTTCGCATGACGATCGATTGGAGAAGCTTGGGCTATGAAGTCGCAGGCGAAGCCTCCAACGGTTTGGAAGCGCTTCAATTGGTTGGGAGTCTGAAGCCGGACGTCGTGATTACGGATGTCAGAATGCCCTTGATGGACGGAATCGAATTCATGCGCGAAATTAGAAGACAAGCGCTGCAAACCAGACTTGTTGTCATTAGCGGTTATGAGGATTTTGCTTATGCCAAGGGCGCGGTCGATTACGGCGCGGACGGCTACATCCTTAAGCCGGTGGACAATAGCCAGCTTGTGGCGTTGCTGGACAAACTGGCCAAGGAGATCCGGCAAGATTCGCTGCTGCAGCAGCTCTATCGGGAGCGGCTGATCGGCAGGCTTGCTTCCTTGCTGAACGAGATTCGGATCCGGAAAGTGGGTCAAACGCACGCCCTCGTAGAGGAGGTGCTCCGCGTCATCGAGTCTTGTTATATGGAGGACTTGAGCGTGAAGCTGCTGGCCGATCGGCTGCACATCAGCCCGTACTATATGATGCGTGTCTTCAAGGAGCGCCAGAACAAAACGATTAATACCTATTTGACGGAGTATCGGGTGGAGCGAGCGAAGCGGTTGCTGGCCGACCGGCGTACGAAAGTTTACGAGGTCGGCGCCATGGTGGGCTTCCCCGATCCGAAGTATTTCAGTCAAGTGTTCAAAAAGATCGTCGCCATGACGCCAAAAGAGTACCAGCAGATGGCTTCCGTGCTTCAGGGAGGCGCAGAGCCGTGA
- a CDS encoding TetR/AcrR family transcriptional regulator, with protein MTDINPLRADAQRNRERILAAAEDVFLAQGAGASLEDVAKRAGVGIGTLYRRFPTRDALLAATYSDRFLSFAQASRERSAGLDPASGVRAYLEELALHTSIYRGLAASLGTVLQVGTPGCHATNEEGLRLLDHAQKAGAIRPDITLDDLVYVVTAISLAAEGDDSPKSRIAHLVSLFLDGISVR; from the coding sequence TTGACTGACATCAATCCACTGCGGGCAGACGCCCAACGGAACCGCGAACGTATCCTCGCCGCAGCTGAAGATGTCTTCTTGGCACAGGGTGCCGGCGCCTCCCTGGAAGACGTTGCAAAGCGGGCCGGCGTTGGAATCGGGACGCTCTACCGGCGCTTTCCTACGCGCGATGCGCTCTTGGCTGCAACCTACAGCGACCGTTTCTTGTCATTCGCGCAAGCCAGTCGGGAAAGATCTGCCGGACTTGATCCGGCAAGCGGGGTACGTGCCTATCTTGAAGAACTCGCCCTGCACACGAGCATTTATCGTGGCCTTGCCGCTTCACTAGGCACTGTTCTTCAAGTCGGCACGCCAGGTTGCCACGCGACAAACGAGGAGGGGTTGCGATTACTGGACCATGCGCAGAAGGCGGGGGCTATTCGTCCTGATATCACCCTCGATGATCTGGTGTACGTTGTAACCGCGATCTCCCTGGCTGCTGAAGGCGATGACTCGCCGAAATCCCGCATTGCTCATTTGGTCAGCTTGTTCCTCGACGGCATCAGCGTGCGTTGA
- a CDS encoding carbohydrate ABC transporter permease has product MRIARRIWREIPVWGLVLPSLFLFIIFSWQPLISGLYLSFFKTKGYRAEQYVGIRNYVEVIQNSEFQQTLINTFSYVVWSLAIGFALPIVIAIIVNELVHFKSFFKFSIYFPVIVPGIAAAMMWMFMFEPGEGGLLNMLFGKIGLGPYPWLQDPGWSIPLIVVTMTWKSFGGSVILYLASLQGVNRELYEAAALDGAGVAQRVRNVTIPQISNIIGIMFILQIIGVFQVMYEPLTMTEGGPSNSSMSLMLQSYFYAFRYFDAGKSMAIGSMTFMILLVLTFVYFRVNRRSD; this is encoded by the coding sequence ATGAGAATCGCCAGAAGAATTTGGAGAGAGATCCCCGTATGGGGCCTTGTGCTGCCCAGCTTGTTCCTGTTCATCATTTTTTCCTGGCAGCCGCTGATTTCGGGACTCTACCTGTCGTTTTTCAAAACGAAGGGATATCGGGCGGAGCAGTACGTCGGGATCAGAAACTACGTCGAAGTGATCCAGAACTCGGAGTTTCAGCAGACGCTGATCAATACATTCTCTTATGTCGTATGGTCGCTGGCGATCGGATTCGCGCTTCCGATCGTCATCGCGATCATCGTGAACGAACTGGTTCATTTCAAGTCGTTTTTCAAGTTTTCGATTTACTTTCCCGTGATCGTCCCGGGAATCGCGGCTGCGATGATGTGGATGTTCATGTTCGAGCCCGGTGAAGGCGGACTGCTGAATATGCTGTTCGGCAAAATCGGACTTGGTCCGTATCCGTGGCTGCAGGATCCCGGTTGGAGCATCCCGCTGATTGTCGTGACCATGACCTGGAAGTCGTTCGGCGGCTCGGTCATCTTGTATCTGGCCAGCCTGCAGGGCGTGAACCGCGAGCTGTACGAGGCCGCCGCGCTGGACGGCGCCGGGGTCGCGCAGCGCGTTAGAAATGTCACGATTCCGCAGATTTCCAATATTATCGGCATCATGTTTATCCTGCAGATCATCGGCGTGTTTCAAGTGATGTACGAACCCTTGACGATGACGGAGGGCGGACCGAGCAACTCATCGATGTCCCTCATGCTGCAAAGTTATTTCTATGCCTTCCGCTATTTCGATGCGGGCAAGTCGATGGCGATCGGGAGCATGACCTTCATGATCTTGCTTGTACTGACCTTCGTGTACTTCAGGGTCAACCGGCGGTCGGATTAA
- a CDS encoding SDR family NAD(P)-dependent oxidoreductase, protein MSNRFENKVVVITGGSDGIGLMTAKLFATEGAQVYITGRRQERLDEAVKEIGGGAVGVQGDVGNFADLDRLYERIQRDHGRVDVVFANAGISESAPLGGIEEEHFDRVFSTNVKGMVFTVQKALPLMKDGGTVILAGSGSGSKGLPSLSIYSATKAAIRSFARTWTTDLKSQGIRVNVVSPGVILTPALETYLRDNEGAEEAMKQMTPFGRLGQPDEVAKAVLFLASDESSFIAGDELFVDGGFMAV, encoded by the coding sequence ATGTCGAATCGATTTGAGAACAAAGTCGTCGTGATCACGGGCGGCAGCGATGGCATCGGCTTGATGACGGCCAAACTTTTTGCGACAGAAGGCGCGCAAGTGTACATCACGGGGCGTCGGCAAGAACGATTGGACGAGGCGGTGAAGGAGATCGGCGGCGGTGCCGTCGGCGTCCAGGGAGACGTCGGCAACTTCGCCGACCTCGATCGACTTTACGAGCGGATCCAACGTGATCACGGCAGGGTGGACGTCGTGTTTGCCAACGCAGGCATTTCCGAGTCCGCACCGCTCGGCGGCATCGAGGAAGAGCACTTCGATCGCGTGTTCAGCACGAACGTAAAGGGTATGGTCTTCACCGTTCAGAAGGCGTTGCCGCTCATGAAGGATGGAGGCACGGTGATCCTTGCAGGATCGGGGTCGGGCAGCAAAGGGCTTCCAAGTTTGTCGATCTATAGTGCCACGAAGGCCGCGATCCGCTCGTTCGCGCGCACGTGGACGACCGACCTTAAAAGCCAGGGCATCCGCGTAAATGTGGTTTCCCCCGGCGTGATCCTCACGCCGGCACTCGAGACGTATCTCCGAGACAATGAAGGCGCCGAGGAGGCGATGAAGCAAATGACGCCATTCGGGAGACTCGGCCAGCCGGATGAGGTCGCCAAAGCGGTGCTGTTCCTGGCATCGGACGAGAGCAGCTTCATCGCAGGCGACGAACTGTTTGTGGATGGCGGATTTATGGCGGTCTGA
- a CDS encoding sensor histidine kinase: protein MSFGRMRLRTKLFLILVPTLLVFSTITLRGTESYLQRQMKNTIDDQIAINYEKIGNSIELLVQGVNMLSIRLLTDQKIYNLLNGPEGDQADKQSKLNELLANTMIDGRVVGKLFIRTDGADYYGYPAAVAIEAPDQAFVDRILASSTPVWGDIRKDEEGKAYLQLGRKFQNFYTGQQLGVLIVEIKEEALYELIQNTIHPWGYSMLVDGDRIISAGDKSKLGAVMFDWVLGQRSGEGMDRGHPTIKVALPEGETYAVSSYPLTGNLERIGLKWSIVNLASEDKLYASIRRMERLSAWIQGLVFVVALGFALYLAATTLKPVNGLIGKIKGFGKTAPEAPEQKHAEGASGDELQVLSRSFDDMVVRIDELIANNNESKDKQRESELVALQAQINPHFLYNTLDAIGWIAKINAQPDIERLVLELASFYRLSLHKGDKFIRVEEELGIVKSYVAIEEFRYPDKFEVHYDIQAEILPFPMLKIILQPLIENAIVHGIGPKASKGTITVKGAMERHALRFDITDDGIGFDSDQVLYAAPKTYSGRGYGIANVDERIRMEYGDQYGITIRSVPGSGTTATVVIGLGRGDS from the coding sequence GTGAGCTTTGGCCGAATGCGTCTGCGAACCAAGCTGTTTCTTATCCTGGTGCCCACGCTGCTCGTCTTTTCGACGATAACGCTGAGAGGCACGGAAAGCTACTTGCAGCGTCAAATGAAAAACACGATCGACGACCAGATCGCGATTAATTACGAGAAGATCGGCAACAGTATCGAGCTGCTTGTTCAAGGCGTCAATATGCTGTCCATCCGTCTGCTCACCGATCAAAAAATATACAACCTGCTGAACGGCCCGGAAGGGGATCAAGCCGACAAGCAGTCCAAGCTAAACGAATTGCTGGCGAATACGATGATAGACGGGCGCGTGGTCGGGAAACTGTTCATCCGAACGGACGGCGCAGACTATTACGGCTATCCCGCAGCTGTCGCGATCGAGGCGCCGGATCAAGCCTTTGTCGACAGGATCCTCGCTTCGTCAACGCCGGTATGGGGAGATATCCGCAAGGATGAGGAAGGCAAGGCCTACTTGCAGCTGGGCCGCAAATTCCAGAACTTCTATACGGGGCAGCAGCTTGGCGTACTGATCGTGGAGATTAAAGAAGAAGCGCTTTACGAATTGATTCAAAATACGATTCATCCGTGGGGCTACTCGATGCTGGTAGACGGCGACCGCATCATATCGGCTGGCGACAAGAGCAAGCTCGGCGCCGTGATGTTCGACTGGGTGCTGGGACAGCGAAGCGGGGAAGGAATGGACCGCGGACACCCGACGATCAAGGTTGCGCTGCCCGAAGGAGAGACTTATGCCGTGTCGTCCTACCCGCTCACCGGCAATCTCGAGCGGATCGGCTTGAAATGGAGCATCGTAAACCTTGCTTCCGAGGACAAGCTATACGCAAGCATTCGCCGAATGGAACGCTTGTCCGCCTGGATTCAAGGGCTCGTTTTTGTCGTGGCCTTAGGATTTGCCCTGTACTTGGCGGCAACGACGCTTAAACCGGTCAATGGGCTGATCGGTAAAATAAAAGGATTCGGGAAAACGGCGCCGGAAGCGCCCGAACAAAAGCATGCCGAAGGGGCGTCCGGAGACGAACTGCAGGTGCTGTCCCGAAGCTTCGACGATATGGTCGTACGGATCGACGAGCTGATCGCCAACAACAACGAGTCCAAGGACAAGCAGAGAGAATCCGAGCTGGTCGCCCTTCAGGCACAGATCAATCCGCACTTCCTGTACAATACGCTGGACGCGATCGGCTGGATCGCCAAGATCAACGCGCAGCCGGATATTGAAAGGCTTGTGCTCGAGCTCGCCAGCTTCTATCGGCTGAGCCTGCATAAAGGCGACAAGTTCATCCGGGTCGAGGAGGAACTGGGCATTGTTAAAAGCTATGTCGCCATCGAGGAGTTCCGCTACCCCGACAAATTCGAAGTGCACTACGATATACAAGCCGAGATTCTGCCGTTTCCCATGCTGAAGATCATCCTGCAGCCGCTGATCGAGAACGCCATCGTTCACGGCATAGGGCCTAAAGCGAGTAAAGGCACCATCACGGTCAAGGGAGCCATGGAGCGCCATGCGCTGCGGTTCGACATTACCGACGACGGCATCGGATTCGATTCGGACCAGGTGCTGTACGCCGCGCCCAAGACGTATAGCGGGAGAGGGTACGGCATCGCGAACGTGGACGAAAGAATTCGCATGGAATACGGCGATCAATACGGCATTACCATTCGCAGCGTGCCGGGGAGCGGAACGACGGCGACGGTGGTCATCGGCCTTGGACGGGGCGATTCTTGA
- a CDS encoding TetR/AcrR family transcriptional regulator — protein MARNKYPEETINQILTAALNLFIQKGYEQTSIQDIINELGGLTKGAIYHHFKSKEEILEAVTSHLFKGADEMLAGVRDDNSLNGLEKLRKISRVSLDNPAQDELASVAPNLLRNPKMLAAQIENIINKAVPVYIQPIIEQGMRDGSIRTDYPRELSEVLMILTNIWLSPAVLQVSPEMLVRKLRFFDEILKGLGLDLFDEQLFQRFEELSRLSAREVSQEN, from the coding sequence ATGGCAAGGAATAAGTATCCTGAAGAAACAATCAACCAGATACTAACTGCAGCTCTTAACCTGTTCATTCAAAAGGGATACGAGCAGACCTCCATTCAGGATATCATCAACGAGCTGGGCGGACTGACCAAAGGCGCCATTTACCATCACTTCAAGTCGAAAGAGGAGATCCTGGAAGCCGTCACCAGCCACTTGTTCAAAGGCGCTGACGAGATGCTGGCCGGTGTTCGGGATGACAATTCGCTGAACGGACTGGAAAAGCTTCGCAAGATTTCCCGGGTCTCTCTCGACAATCCCGCTCAAGACGAACTGGCATCGGTGGCACCGAACCTCTTGCGCAATCCGAAGATGCTGGCGGCACAGATTGAGAACATCATCAATAAAGCCGTACCCGTCTATATTCAGCCCATCATCGAACAGGGTATGCGAGACGGATCGATCCGAACCGACTATCCAAGGGAGCTTAGCGAAGTGCTGATGATTCTCACCAACATATGGCTAAGCCCGGCGGTCCTCCAAGTTTCGCCCGAGATGCTGGTGCGCAAGTTAAGGTTTTTCGATGAAATATTGAAAGGCCTGGGGCTTGATCTGTTCGATGAACAATTGTTTCAACGATTCGAGGAATTGTCTCGTTTGTCAGCTAGAGAAGTCAGCCAAGAAAACTAA
- a CDS encoding serine hydrolase domain-containing protein, whose amino-acid sequence MEKITTENFGSSENRKEKGFAAGQDRSELQKAIQDIVDSGFLGVQLRVNDEQGEWVGSAGLSRLGEAEKPPTNGHFRIGSNTKTFTATVVLQLVAEGKFGLDDPVADYLPEFGLDRRITVRMLLQHTSGVFNYTGEYYEDGTVVNGITWQGQEWVDNRFKTYRPEELVQLALSKPARFEPGTDWSYSNTNYVLARLLIEKVTDSSLAEEMQRLILGPLGLSGTVVPDTQPEIPEPHAHAYYRYEDAGEQKTVDISRQNPSWISTGGDMISTTRDLHTFITALMGGKLLPAPLLAEMCKPHPKVGYGLGVFVQNAGPNGEVTIITHNGGISGYAALMYSTPDGSKTLTASVNYVDDVAMSLAAAFQKAIPRLVEEVFGGR is encoded by the coding sequence ATGGAAAAGATAACAACGGAAAATTTCGGTTCGTCGGAAAATAGGAAGGAAAAAGGATTCGCTGCCGGGCAGGATCGCTCGGAGCTGCAGAAGGCCATCCAGGACATCGTCGATTCCGGTTTCCTCGGGGTGCAGCTGCGCGTAAACGATGAGCAGGGCGAGTGGGTCGGCAGCGCCGGGCTGAGCAGGCTGGGCGAGGCGGAGAAGCCGCCTACGAACGGGCACTTCCGGATAGGCAGCAACACCAAGACCTTCACCGCGACCGTGGTGCTGCAATTGGTTGCCGAAGGCAAGTTCGGGCTGGACGATCCGGTGGCAGACTATCTGCCCGAGTTCGGGCTGGACCGGCGGATCACGGTGCGAATGCTGCTGCAGCACACCAGCGGGGTGTTCAACTACACCGGCGAGTACTACGAAGACGGGACGGTCGTGAACGGGATTACTTGGCAGGGCCAGGAGTGGGTAGACAACCGGTTCAAGACCTACCGGCCGGAGGAGCTGGTACAGCTGGCATTGTCCAAGCCGGCGCGATTCGAGCCGGGCACGGACTGGAGCTATTCCAACACCAACTACGTGCTGGCCAGGCTGCTGATCGAGAAGGTCACCGACAGCTCGCTCGCCGAGGAGATGCAGCGGCTGATTCTGGGACCGCTTGGGCTGTCGGGTACCGTGGTACCAGACACCCAGCCGGAGATCCCCGAGCCGCACGCCCACGCCTACTACCGCTACGAGGACGCCGGCGAGCAGAAGACGGTCGACATCTCCCGCCAGAACCCCTCCTGGATCTCCACCGGCGGCGACATGATCTCGACCACCCGGGATCTTCACACGTTCATCACCGCGCTGATGGGCGGCAAGCTCCTCCCGGCCCCGCTGCTGGCCGAGATGTGCAAGCCGCATCCCAAGGTCGGCTATGGCTTGGGGGTGTTCGTGCAGAACGCCGGTCCGAACGGCGAAGTTACCATCATCACGCACAACGGCGGCATTTCGGGCTACGCGGCGCTGATGTATAGCACGCCCGACGGCAGCAAGACCCTGACCGCCTCCGTGAATTATGTGGACGACGTCGCCATGTCCCTGGCAGCGGCGTTCCAGAAGGCGATTCCGAGGCTCGTCGAGGAGGTGTTCGGCGGCCGGTAA